A segment of the Patescibacteria group bacterium genome:
CTCTGGGAAGTACGTCCATACCACAGACCCGGGAACCTACCACTGCGTGAACTGTGGCCAAGCGCTCTTCATGTCCGATACGAAGTTTGACTCTGGTACGGGCTGGCCCAGTTTTTGGGAAACCGCAAACCCGGGCGCAATTGCGTATAAAGAGGATACAACCTTGGGTATACGTCGCACTGAAGTGCAGTGCGCCAATTGCAGAGCGCACCTGGGGCACGTGTTTAAGGATGGGCCAAAACCGACAGGCAAGCGGTACTGCATTAACTCCCTTGCCCTGAAATTTCAACCGAAGAAATAAAACTTACTTCATCTTCACACTGGTCTTGGTCCACGAAAGTTTTTTGGTATCGTAATTCTTGTCCTGAGCTATTTTACCCGCAGGTGGGAAGTAGAGCCACACTTTTGGTTTTGCTGTGCTG
Coding sequences within it:
- the msrB gene encoding peptide-methionine (R)-S-oxide reductase MsrB, with protein sequence MITGQQKNPNLTPEQENVCFRKGTEPPGSGKYVHTTDPGTYHCVNCGQALFMSDTKFDSGTGWPSFWETANPGAIAYKEDTTLGIRRTEVQCANCRAHLGHVFKDGPKPTGKRYCINSLALKFQPKK